Part of the Novosphingobium sp. KA1 genome is shown below.
AACCTCGACGGCAAGCTGGCGGCCTGCGGCGGTCCGGTCGAGCGGATCGACATGTCCGGCGTCACCGACATCGACACGACCGGCGCCTGGCTGGTCAAGCGCTTCGCGGACGAGCATCACCTTGAAATCGTCGGCCAGAGCGAGGCGGCGGACCGGCTGTTCGCCGCCGTCGGCCGCGTGCCGGAGGAAGCGGCCGAGGTGCCCAAGGGGCCGGGGCTGCTGCTGCGCACGGTGGCCGAATTCGGCGACGTTGTGGTCAATTGGGGCAAGGGCTTCACCAAGTCGATCGGATTCCTCGGTGAACTGATCCTCGCCATCGGCGGCGTAATCCGCCACCCCTCGCGGCTGCGCGGCACCGCGCTGGTGTTCCACATGCAGCACGTGGGCATCAACTCGCTGTGGATCATCGGCCTGATGAGCTTCCTGATCGGCATCGTCATCGCCCAGCAGGGCGCGGTGCAGCTCGCGCAGTTCGGGGCGGAGATCTACACGATCAACCTCACCGGCCGCCTCGCCATGCGCGAACTGGGCATCCTGATGACCGCGATCATGGTCGCGGGCCGGTCGGGATCGGCCTTCGCGGCGCAGATCGGCACGATGAAGCTGACCGAGGAAGTGGATGCCATGCGCACGATCGGCGTCTCGCCGATGCAGGCGCTGGTGGTGCCGCGGGTGCTGGCGGCGATGCTGATGATGCCGCTGCTCGGCTTCTACGCCACGGTCCTGGCGATCATCGGCGGCGCCTTCATCGCCAATTTCGCGCTCGACATTCCCTTCCTCACCTTCCTTCAGCGCACGCAGGAAGTGGTGCCGACGACCGACATCTGGGTCGGTCTGCTCAAGGCGCCGGTCTTTGCGCTGATCGTGGCGCTGGCGGGGTGCTATCAGGGCATGCAGGTGACCTCCAACGCCGAGGAAGTGGGCGGGCGCACCACCCAGGCGGTGGTGACGGCGATCTTCACCGTCATCGTGCTCGATGCCTTCTTCGCTATCTTCTTCACCAAGATCGGCTGGAAATGACCGACCTTTCAAGCGATTATGAAGGCGAATATCCGATCGTCGTCGAAGGGCTGGTCAATGCCTTCGACGGCTTCGTGGTGCATCAGGACTTGTCGCTGAAGGTCCGCAAGGGCGAGATTCTCGGCGTCGTCGGCGGCTCGGGCACGGGCAAGTCGGTGCTCATGCGCTCGATCATCGGGCTGCAGCAGCCGGAAGCGGGCGAGATCACCGTGCTGGGCCACCGCATGGGCGAATCCACCGACGAGGAAGGCATCGACCTGCGCTCGCGCTGGGGGGTGCTGTTCCAGGGCGGCGCCCTGTTCTCGACGCTGACCGTGGGCGAGAACGTGGAAGTGCCGCTCAAGCAGTTCTTCCCCGAGATCGCCGATGCGCTGCGCGCGGACATCGCGCGCTTCAAGGTGCGCCTCGCCGGCCTGCCCGAAGAGGCGGCGGCGAAGTATCCCAGCGAGCTTTCGGGCGGCATGAAAAAACGCGCCGGGCTCGCCCGGGCGCTGGCGCTCGATCCCGAACTGCTGTTCCTCGACGAGCCAACCGCCGGGCTGGACCCGATCGGTGCCGATGCTTTCGACCGGCTGACGCGCGGGCTCGCGGATACGCTGGGCCTCACGGTGTTCCTCATCACCCACGACCTCGATACCCTGCACGCCATCTGCGACCGGGTGGCGGTGCTGGCGGACAAGCAGGTGATCGCGGTGGGCACCATCCCCGAGCTTCTCGCGCTCGACCATCCGTGGATCCAGGAATATTTCAACGGCCCGCGCGGCCGTGCGGCGCTGGGCGCCAAGGACCAGATTTCGAACGACAGCACCGCGGAGGCGAGAGTCCCCGCGCTACACGATAATTCCGGCGCCTCGTCGGGTGAGCCGGAGGCATAGGGCAGCAGCATGGAAACACGGGCCAATCACGTCTGGGTCGGGGCGGTCACGCTGATACTGCTGGCGGCGCTGGCGGCGTTCATCATCTGGATTGCCCGCATCAACGAGACCGCGCGCAACGAATACGACATCTTCTTCAAGCAGTCCGTCGACGGTCTGGCGAGGGGGTCGGGTGTCGATTACGCGGGTGTTCCCGTGGGTCAGATCAAGGAAATCGAACTCTGGCCGCAGGACCCGAGCTTCGTGCGCGTGCGCATCCGGGTCGACCAGAAAGTGCCGGTGACGGTGGGCACCACCGCGACGATCCAGGGCAGCTTCACGGGCGTGTCCGACATCCAGCTCGAGGGCGCGGTCAAGGGCGCGCCGCTGCTGACCGAGCCGGGGCCGGAAGGCGTGCCGGTGATTCCGACCAAGCGGGGCGGTCTGGGCGAAATCCTCTCCAACGCGCCGCTGCTGCTGGAGCGTCTGGCCACGCTGACCGAGAACCTCAACCTGCTGCTCTCGGACGAGAACCGCAAGTCTCTCACCGGGATCCTCAAGAACACCGACAAGATGACCCGGGATCTCTCCGCCGCTTCGCCGGAAGTGCGCAAGACCCTGGTCCAGCTTCAGGGAACGCTCGACCAGGCGACCAAGACGCTGGCCGCATTCGAGGGCGTTGCCGGCAAGGCGGACAACCTGCTGGGCGATCAGGGCAATTCCCTGGCCGACCAGCTGCGCAAGACGCTCGCCTCGGCGCAGAAGTCGATGGACACGCTCGACCAGACCCTGCAGCACGCGCAGCCCGCCTTCGACAAGGTCTCGGGTGAGACGCTGCCGGCTGCCGAAGCGGCGATCCGCGATCTCCAGGCCACCAGCCGGGCGCTGCGGGCCGTCACCGAGAAGATCGACGAACAGGGCGCCGGCGCGCTGCTCAAGGGGCAGAAGCTGCCCACCTACAAGCCTTGAACGGGCAAGCCATGAAGAGGCTCGAGATGCGAACCGCCAAGATGATCGGAAACACGGTGCCGGGGATGAAAGCGGCCACGGGGGCGCTGCTGCTGACGGCCTGCCTGGCGCTGCCCGGCTGCATCAGCCTGGCGGCCAAGCCGCCCGAGCAGCTGATCCGCCTCACGAGCGAGGAAACCGCACCGGCAGGGGCGCAGGTGAGCGGCCAGCTGGCCGATGCCATCGTCGTCGCCGATCCCGAGGCCGATCGCAGCCTCGATGTCCTGCGGGTGCCGGTCAAGGTCGATGCCTCGGGCCTGGCCTATCTCAAGGACGCGGTCTGGACCGAAAAGCCGACGCGGCAGATGCGGACCCTGCTGGCCGAGACGCTGCGGGCGCGCACCGGCAAGCTGGTGGTGGAAGGCATCGGCTACGAGGTCTCCGGCAAGACGCTGGTCGGCGGCCGCCTGCTCGACATGGGGTATGATGCGCCGACCCGTTCGGTCGTCGTGCGGTTCGATGCGATCCGCACGGAGCGCGGCGGACCGATCACCACGCGCCGTTTCGAGGCGCGGGTGGCGGATGTGAAGCCCCAGGCGTCCAAGGTCGGGCCGGCGCTGAATCAGGCGGCCAACGACGTGGCGAGGCAGGTTGCCGACTGGGTCAAGGCGCAATGAATGTGCGCCTGCGGGAAATTAAGTAATTAATGACAGTGTTTGTTATGATGCTTTGATTTTCCGAAAGCCTCTTCGATATTCTATTTATTCAATTCGAATATTCTTGACAGGCAATTGCCCGGTTTGTGACGGCGAGCGGGATTGCCCACGTTTGCAGGCTTTTTTTCAGGCCCCGCCAATGGCGCCTGTGGCGGTTCTGCAACGCCGGCGCCTTGCGGCCTCATAAGTCAACTATCTGACATTGCCTGAAATTTCTGCGCCTGTATCCGCCGCACCTCTTCGCACAGGGGTGCGGGGGCAAGAACAAGATTGCAGGAGTTTCCATGAAGAAGATCGCCATCGCGGCCACCGCCGTGCTGTTCGCCGTTCCGGCTGCCGCCAACGCACAGGCATACGTGCAGGCCCAGACCGGCCTCGACAGCGTGTCGGTCGATGGCGGTTCGTCGGAAGGCCTCACTTATGGCGTGGCCGCAGGCTACGACATCCAGGCCCGTGACGCCCTGTTCTTCGGTATCCAGGCCAGCGTTTCGGACAGCACCACCAAGGACTGCCTGCGCGATGTCGCCGTCACGGACGACAAGCTCTGCGTGCGTTCGGGCCGTGACCTTGCAGCGGTTGCCCGCATCGGCACCAACGTTGGCGAGACCACCAAGCTCTATCTGCTGGGCGGCTACACCAATGCGCGGATCCGCGTGACCTACAACGACGGCACCAACAAGGACAGCGCCGGCACCAACCTCGACGGTTACCGCATCGGCGCCGGCTTCGAGCACGACTTCGGCGGCAACCTGTTCGGCAAGGTCGAGTACAACTACTCGAACTACGAGCATGGCTTCAGCCGCCACTACGCTCTGGCCGGGTTCGGCGTGAAGTTCTGATCTTTCGCGCGCAGGCGGCCTCGCGACCCGGCCGCGTGCGTTGCAGGGAGGCCCGTCCCGGCATTTGCCGGGGCGGGCTTTTTCCGTTGCGGCAGGGACTTTTCCCCTGCTCCCGCGTTTCCGTCAGCGCGCCAGGTTGGCGAAGCGGATGGCCAGCTTGAAGGCCTCGAACCGCGCCGCGCGGCGTTCGGCGGCCTCCCAGTCCTCGCCCCAGAGCTCGACCTGCCAGTCTTCCTCCAGGTTCGCGGCCTTCCACAGCGCCTCGGCATCGGCGCCGGGCTCGACCGCGGCGAGGGCGATCGTCAGCGAGGCGGCCAGGCTCGAAAGCATGCGCAGCGCCGCCAGCGCGAAGGCATCCTGCCTGGCAAGAATGGCTTCGAGACGGGCGAGGGTCTCGGGCGGGACCGGCTTGTGGAGAATGCCCGAGACGCGCGGAAACGCGAGGCCATGGCGTGCCTCGATCCCGGCCAGCAGCGGTTCCCAGACGGCCAGCTGGCGCTGGTAGAGCGCATCCTCGGGACCGGCGCGGTAGCACAGCGTGTCGGTTTCGGCGTAAGGCAGGATCTCGCGCAGGGCGAGCGCGGGGTCGCCGGCCATCGCGTCGAGCGCGAAGTCGGCAAGGTCGCGCAGCGGGAAGGTCGCGGTGTCGATCTCCTCGCCCTGGGCCGCCCATTCGGCGCCGAGCGCCTCCGCCATGGCCATGGTGGGCAGGACTTGTGGGCGGCCGCCGGCGGTCTTGATGCCGCGTCCGTCGAGCAGAACGCGCCAGCCGCCGTCCTGCGGGGCCTGGGTGACTTCCTTGTAGAAACGCTTCACGGGGGAGTTCCGGTTACCTGGGGCTGCGCCACTTGCGCGCCAAGAGGCGGGGGATGACAAAGACGTCGATCATGCCATTGAGGATGAGCACGTAGCCGAGCCAGAGCGGCGCGTGCAGCGTGTTCGCGCCGATGGCGAGCCCGCCGACGACGCAGGCGACACCGAACAGGCGCACCAGTTGCATGATGATCCAGCGGGACCGGGCGGGATCCTTGGCGGCCGAGGTCATGCGAGGAGGTGCTCCAGCAGTTGCTGCGGGGTTTCGAAGACCTTTTCGGCCCCGGCGGCGATCAGTTCCTCGGGATGGTGGTAGCCCCAGTCGACGCCGATCGCGCGGGAGCCGGCATTGGCGGCCATCCTGATGTCGTAGACGGTGTCGCCGATCATCACCGTCTCGCCCGGCCGTGCGCCGGCATCGTCCATCGCTTCCTCCAGCATCGCCGGGTGCGGCTTGGAGGGGTGGCGGTCGGCGGTCTGGAGGGTGACGAACAGGTCCTTGATGCCGTTCGCCTCGAGGCAGAACGACAGGCCGCGGTCGGACATGCCGGTGGCGACGCCCAGCGTCCATCCGGCGGCTTGCAGGCCGCGCAGCACATCGGCGATGCCCGGGAACAGCGGCTGCGAGACGCGGCCCTCGCTGCGGGCCTGCCGGAAAGCAAGCTTGTAGGCGTCGGCCATGGCATGCTGCTGCGCCTCGTCGCTGTCCGGCAGCAGCTGGCGCATGGCCTGCGGCAGCGACAGCCCGACGGCGCGGCGGATCAGCCCGCGCGAGGGGGCGGGAAGGCTGAATGCGGCAAACACCGCCTCCATCGCCTCGCAGATCGGGGCCTGTCCATCGACGAGCGTGCCGTCGCAATCGAAGACGGCGAATTTCATCCGACCAGATCCCTCATGAGTTGCGCCATCGCGCGCGAACCTTCGGATTCGAGCCCCAGCGCGACGCGTTCGCGTTCGTCGGCGGGTTTGTTCTGGGAAAGCTTGAAGGTCGGGCGCCAGGCCTGAACTTCCAGTTCGAAACCGACGATCGCGGCCTTGAGTCCGGCAAGATGGCCGGGTGAGACCTTGTCCATGGTCCAGGGCTGGCCCTGCGTCATGCGCGCCTCGTTGCGGGCGGAAAGGCCTTCGAGCAGGCCGGTCAGCCCCTCGTCGTCCATCGTGCGCACGCGGCCTTCCATTTCGACGCTGACATAGTTCCATGTCGGCACCTGCTCGCTGCTTTCATACCAGCGCGGCGAGACATAGGCATCCGGCCCGTTCACCACCGCCAGCACGGTGGCGCCGGCGATATGGCGGGTGAGCGCATTGCCGC
Proteins encoded:
- a CDS encoding ABC transporter permease codes for the protein MREWAEFTLSGSDQGGVHTVALKGPLCVHSLGNLDGKLAACGGPVERIDMSGVTDIDTTGAWLVKRFADEHHLEIVGQSEAADRLFAAVGRVPEEAAEVPKGPGLLLRTVAEFGDVVVNWGKGFTKSIGFLGELILAIGGVIRHPSRLRGTALVFHMQHVGINSLWIIGLMSFLIGIVIAQQGAVQLAQFGAEIYTINLTGRLAMRELGILMTAIMVAGRSGSAFAAQIGTMKLTEEVDAMRTIGVSPMQALVVPRVLAAMLMMPLLGFYATVLAIIGGAFIANFALDIPFLTFLQRTQEVVPTTDIWVGLLKAPVFALIVALAGCYQGMQVTSNAEEVGGRTTQAVVTAIFTVIVLDAFFAIFFTKIGWK
- a CDS encoding ABC transporter ATP-binding protein gives rise to the protein MTDLSSDYEGEYPIVVEGLVNAFDGFVVHQDLSLKVRKGEILGVVGGSGTGKSVLMRSIIGLQQPEAGEITVLGHRMGESTDEEGIDLRSRWGVLFQGGALFSTLTVGENVEVPLKQFFPEIADALRADIARFKVRLAGLPEEAAAKYPSELSGGMKKRAGLARALALDPELLFLDEPTAGLDPIGADAFDRLTRGLADTLGLTVFLITHDLDTLHAICDRVAVLADKQVIAVGTIPELLALDHPWIQEYFNGPRGRAALGAKDQISNDSTAEARVPALHDNSGASSGEPEA
- a CDS encoding MlaD family protein — encoded protein: METRANHVWVGAVTLILLAALAAFIIWIARINETARNEYDIFFKQSVDGLARGSGVDYAGVPVGQIKEIELWPQDPSFVRVRIRVDQKVPVTVGTTATIQGSFTGVSDIQLEGAVKGAPLLTEPGPEGVPVIPTKRGGLGEILSNAPLLLERLATLTENLNLLLSDENRKSLTGILKNTDKMTRDLSAASPEVRKTLVQLQGTLDQATKTLAAFEGVAGKADNLLGDQGNSLADQLRKTLASAQKSMDTLDQTLQHAQPAFDKVSGETLPAAEAAIRDLQATSRALRAVTEKIDEQGAGALLKGQKLPTYKP
- a CDS encoding ABC-type transport auxiliary lipoprotein family protein yields the protein MKRLEMRTAKMIGNTVPGMKAATGALLLTACLALPGCISLAAKPPEQLIRLTSEETAPAGAQVSGQLADAIVVADPEADRSLDVLRVPVKVDASGLAYLKDAVWTEKPTRQMRTLLAETLRARTGKLVVEGIGYEVSGKTLVGGRLLDMGYDAPTRSVVVRFDAIRTERGGPITTRRFEARVADVKPQASKVGPALNQAANDVARQVADWVKAQ
- a CDS encoding outer membrane protein; the protein is MKKIAIAATAVLFAVPAAANAQAYVQAQTGLDSVSVDGGSSEGLTYGVAAGYDIQARDALFFGIQASVSDSTTKDCLRDVAVTDDKLCVRSGRDLAAVARIGTNVGETTKLYLLGGYTNARIRVTYNDGTNKDSAGTNLDGYRIGAGFEHDFGGNLFGKVEYNYSNYEHGFSRHYALAGFGVKF
- a CDS encoding ATP12 family chaperone protein, with product MKRFYKEVTQAPQDGGWRVLLDGRGIKTAGGRPQVLPTMAMAEALGAEWAAQGEEIDTATFPLRDLADFALDAMAGDPALALREILPYAETDTLCYRAGPEDALYQRQLAVWEPLLAGIEARHGLAFPRVSGILHKPVPPETLARLEAILARQDAFALAALRMLSSLAASLTIALAAVEPGADAEALWKAANLEEDWQVELWGEDWEAAERRAARFEAFKLAIRFANLAR
- a CDS encoding HAD-IA family hydrolase; the protein is MKFAVFDCDGTLVDGQAPICEAMEAVFAAFSLPAPSRGLIRRAVGLSLPQAMRQLLPDSDEAQQHAMADAYKLAFRQARSEGRVSQPLFPGIADVLRGLQAAGWTLGVATGMSDRGLSFCLEANGIKDLFVTLQTADRHPSKPHPAMLEEAMDDAGARPGETVMIGDTVYDIRMAANAGSRAIGVDWGYHHPEELIAAGAEKVFETPQQLLEHLLA
- a CDS encoding FMN-binding negative transcriptional regulator, with protein sequence MHPNAQFRPADRAMAEALVEEVGFGMIFAATPDGPRVAHTPLLWTGDGAVQFHLARGNALTRHIAGATVLAVVNGPDAYVSPRWYESSEQVPTWNYVSVEMEGRVRTMDDEGLTGLLEGLSARNEARMTQGQPWTMDKVSPGHLAGLKAAIVGFELEVQAWRPTFKLSQNKPADERERVALGLESEGSRAMAQLMRDLVG